A stretch of Dyella sp. BiH032 DNA encodes these proteins:
- a CDS encoding RIO1 family regulatory kinase/ATPase → MDTDTTLLKADELGRIELTRRGGVPVIRRDVRAARWWARAFARRAAAREARALARLEGVEGVPPLLHWDGRELLRGYIAGAPMQQAQPRDRTYYRDALRLLAALHRRGIVHNDLAKEPNWLVREDGQPALVDFQIAWTRGRRGALFRLLAREDLRHLLKHKRTYCPEALSARQRAILATPAPHARLWRATFKRLYKLVARRIFGYWDNEGQGRVRQ, encoded by the coding sequence GTGGACACCGACACCACCCTGCTCAAGGCCGATGAACTGGGCCGCATCGAACTCACCCGCCGCGGCGGCGTGCCGGTGATTCGGCGCGATGTCCGTGCCGCACGCTGGTGGGCGCGTGCCTTCGCACGGCGAGCCGCCGCCCGGGAAGCGCGGGCGCTGGCCCGGCTCGAGGGCGTGGAAGGGGTTCCACCGTTGCTGCACTGGGATGGCCGGGAGCTCCTGCGCGGCTATATCGCCGGGGCACCGATGCAGCAGGCACAGCCGCGCGATCGGACTTATTACCGCGACGCCCTGCGCCTGCTGGCGGCGTTGCACAGGCGCGGCATCGTCCACAACGACTTGGCCAAGGAACCCAACTGGCTGGTGCGGGAGGACGGCCAGCCCGCGCTGGTGGATTTCCAGATCGCCTGGACGCGCGGCCGGCGCGGGGCACTGTTCCGTCTGCTGGCGCGCGAAGATCTGCGCCATCTGCTCAAGCACAAGCGCACATACTGCCCGGAGGCGCTGAGCGCGCGTCAGCGCGCGATCCTGGCCACGCCGGCGCCACACGCGCGGCTGTGGCGTGCCACCTTCAAGCGGCTGTACAAGCTGGTGGCGCGTCGGATCTTCGGTTACTGGGACAACGAAGGGCAGGGGCGCGTCCGCCAGTGA
- a CDS encoding DUF456 domain-containing protein, which yields MDIALYLLAALLMIGGLAGTILPALPGIPMIFGGIWLAAAVDGYQRVGTGWLLTIGALGAFGVAVDFIAGVAGAKRVGASRTALWGATIGTVVGMFFGLAGLLLGPFVGALAGELASGNSVLRSTHVGIGTWLGLLFGTLVKLVISLLMLGLFGFAMLVG from the coding sequence ATGGACATCGCGCTCTACCTGCTGGCCGCCCTGCTGATGATCGGCGGGCTCGCCGGCACCATCCTGCCGGCGCTGCCGGGCATCCCGATGATCTTCGGCGGCATCTGGCTGGCCGCCGCCGTGGATGGCTACCAACGCGTGGGCACCGGCTGGCTGCTCACGATCGGTGCCCTGGGCGCCTTCGGCGTCGCGGTAGATTTCATCGCCGGCGTGGCCGGCGCCAAGCGTGTCGGCGCCAGCCGGACCGCGCTCTGGGGCGCAACGATCGGTACGGTCGTAGGCATGTTCTTCGGGCTCGCCGGGCTGCTGCTCGGGCCGTTCGTCGGTGCGCTCGCGGGCGAACTGGCCTCCGGCAACAGCGTGCTGCGCTCGACCCACGTGGGCATCGGCACCTGGCTCGGACTGCTGTTCGGAACGCTGGTGAAGCTGGTGATCTCGCTGCTGATGCTCGGCCTGTTCGGCTTCGCCATGCTGGTCGGCTGA
- a CDS encoding ferredoxin--NADP reductase has translation MVALATEHVIDVHHWNDTLFSFRTTRDPGFRFDSGQFVMIGLEVEGRPLMRAYSIASAHWEEHLEFFSIKVPNGPLTSRLQHLKPGDPVTVSRKPTGTLVLNDLKPGKHLYLLGTGTGLAPFMSIIRDPDTYERFDKIVLAHGVRHVNDLAYADYLEKELPAHEYLGELVREKLIYYPTVTREPYRNRGRITDAIADGMMSQAIGLPPLHPDTDRVMLCGSPSMLEDTSALLDGRGFQVSPRTREPGDYVVERAFVEK, from the coding sequence ATGGTCGCATTGGCAACGGAGCACGTGATCGACGTGCATCACTGGAACGACACTCTCTTCAGCTTCCGCACCACGCGCGATCCGGGCTTCCGCTTCGACAGCGGTCAGTTCGTGATGATCGGGCTGGAGGTGGAAGGGCGTCCGCTGATGCGGGCGTACTCAATCGCCAGTGCGCACTGGGAAGAGCATCTGGAGTTCTTCAGCATCAAGGTGCCGAACGGGCCGCTGACGTCGCGCCTGCAGCACCTGAAGCCGGGCGACCCGGTCACGGTCAGCCGCAAACCCACCGGCACGCTCGTGCTCAACGATCTCAAGCCCGGCAAGCATCTGTACCTGCTGGGCACCGGCACGGGCCTCGCGCCGTTCATGAGCATCATCCGCGATCCCGATACCTACGAACGCTTCGACAAGATCGTGCTCGCGCACGGCGTGCGTCACGTCAACGACCTGGCCTACGCGGACTACCTGGAGAAGGAGCTCCCAGCGCACGAGTACCTGGGCGAGCTGGTCCGCGAGAAGCTGATCTACTATCCCACGGTGACGCGCGAGCCGTACCGCAACCGCGGCCGTATTACGGACGCGATCGCCGACGGGATGATGAGCCAGGCCATCGGCCTGCCGCCGCTCCACCCCGATACGGACCGCGTGATGCTCTGCGGCAGTCCCTCGATGCTGGAAGACACCAGCGCGCTGCTGGACGGCCGCGGCTTCCAGGTCTCGCCGCGCACGCGCGAACCGGGCGACTACGTGGTCGAGCGGGCGTTCGTCGAGAAGTGA